In Panicum virgatum strain AP13 chromosome 4N, P.virgatum_v5, whole genome shotgun sequence, a single window of DNA contains:
- the LOC120669458 gene encoding uncharacterized protein LOC120669458: MAFWKPENGLRTTTSASRYQDGLAFFDGFIGRGSACSAACCCFRGFSSFICSKDGGKEKAPAKSGGGRRRRKWSKGKQKEKVNNAMLFDQPTTYDKLLSEVMDMLGPSLWDGSEKLFWEHQKGGEGKVVITDDISLVI; encoded by the exons ATGGCGTTCTGGAAGCCGGAGAACGGCCTGAGGACGACGACGTCGGCGTCGAG GTATCAGGATGGCTTAGCTTTCTTCGACGGATTTATTGGACGCGGATCTGCTTGCTCTGCTGCGTGCTgctgcttccgaggcttttcGTCGTTCATTTGCAGCAAGGATGGAGGGAAGGAGAAGGCCCCGGCCAAGTCCGGAggcggaagaagaagaagaaagtggagCAAGGGCAAGCAGAAGGAGAAGGTCAACAACGCCATGCTCTTCGACCAGCCCACCACCTATGACAAGCTGCTCTCCGAG GTAATGGATATGCTTGGTCCCAGCCTTTGGGATGGTTCTGAAAAATTATTTTGGGAGCATCAAAAGGGTGGGGAAGGCAAAG TGGTTATAACAGATGACATTTCATTGGTTATTTAA